In Bacteriovorax stolpii, a single genomic region encodes these proteins:
- a CDS encoding CBS domain-containing protein: protein MTKKIPQIQRYMTTTPVTIGSQESLQSAKSIMSELNIRHLPVVNEGSILGVISARDIDFIQGIRGTDLATQKVKDAMTVEPYIVSAETELAEVCDVMASQKIGSVLVQDNKKLVGIFTWVDALNAMAELMQTRLK, encoded by the coding sequence ATGACTAAAAAAATCCCACAGATTCAGCGCTACATGACAACAACTCCCGTTACAATTGGAAGCCAGGAGTCTTTACAGTCAGCTAAAAGTATTATGAGTGAACTTAACATCAGACATCTTCCAGTTGTGAATGAAGGAAGTATTTTAGGCGTGATTTCGGCCCGCGATATCGACTTTATCCAAGGGATCAGAGGGACAGACCTTGCGACTCAAAAAGTAAAAGATGCCATGACTGTTGAGCCTTATATTGTTTCAGCAGAAACTGAACTGGCCGAAGTGTGTGATGTGATGGCCTCGCAAAAAATAGGAAGTGTCCTGGTTCAAGATAATAAAAAACTTGTCGGGATTTTTACCTGGGTGGATGCGCTTAATGCCATGGCGGAACTAATGCAAACTCGTCTTAAATAA
- a CDS encoding sulfite exporter TauE/SafE family protein, producing the protein MSALSIDIQHFFPWVSFLAGLGGSLHCVGMCGGLVTASCDKEKDIYRYQTGRLLGYMAIGLLAGFLGSFVKFENNSPLLSLLPGVFLGGLFLFWGIQSFRGKKAELPMPKFMGTFYGILWKKLVFKNNGFSKAFFTGAISIFLPCGLLYGIALGTMALGHPLFSLVSMIFFWLGTLPAMVVAPGLFQKILSPFKSKLPKTYAVTLILIGIMTVSVRVVKFNEATAADQQGKAASQMMCH; encoded by the coding sequence TTGTCGGCCCTGTCCATTGATATCCAACATTTTTTTCCTTGGGTTTCATTTCTCGCAGGTCTTGGCGGAAGCCTTCATTGCGTAGGAATGTGCGGAGGACTTGTCACTGCAAGTTGTGACAAAGAAAAAGATATCTATCGCTATCAAACAGGCAGGCTTCTGGGTTATATGGCCATTGGTCTCTTAGCAGGCTTTCTTGGAAGTTTTGTAAAGTTCGAAAACAATTCACCGCTATTATCGCTTCTCCCGGGAGTATTCCTGGGAGGGCTTTTTCTTTTCTGGGGAATCCAGTCTTTCCGAGGGAAAAAGGCCGAACTTCCCATGCCGAAATTTATGGGGACTTTTTACGGTATTCTTTGGAAGAAATTAGTTTTTAAAAATAATGGATTCTCAAAGGCCTTTTTCACTGGGGCCATTTCTATTTTCCTTCCCTGCGGTCTGCTCTACGGAATCGCTCTTGGTACAATGGCCCTTGGCCACCCACTTTTTTCTCTTGTCTCAATGATCTTCTTTTGGCTTGGAACCCTTCCGGCAATGGTCGTGGCACCTGGGCTTTTCCAAAAAATCCTGAGTCCTTTTAAAAGTAAACTTCCCAAGACCTATGCGGTGACTTTAATTTTGATTGGTATTATGACAGTGAGTGTTCGCGTAGTGAAATTTAATGAAGCGACTGCGGCCGATCAACAGGGAAAGGCCGCCAGTCAAATGATGTGCCATTAA
- the ccoG gene encoding cytochrome c oxidase accessory protein CcoG, with the protein MSKNRFELDSERLGTVDEHGNRVYLHPEDVKGIWKDRRDIVYWILIGLYLVLPWIYINKKPALLIDIINREFTFMGSTFFGVDPILFFLIIISSIFFIAFMTSLFGRVWCGWGCPQTVFISSLFLKVESFIEGSARERRALDEAPMSAEKFFKKALKWIIFALISLHIAHTFIGYFIGPRELFHMTMGSPLEHFGIFSATMIITTIFLLDFGWFREQFCIIACPYGRMQSVIMDENSLVIAYDKKRGEPRRGTPGVLRENEGDCINCYNCVKVCPTGIDIRRGTQLECIACTNCIDACDEIMIKMKRPTGLIRYGSENELSGVPRKTITPRSMIYAAISLLFVGIFILFINKSTDLQILFLRGSETFTYIDQTVTNRFTVKFNHQGGADYKVLLKVHDPALQDKIKIITPISPIDLVSFEKKVIVFFKFSPTLLENGTKKINIDIVDKSSGNVIATKEVVLVGPVH; encoded by the coding sequence ATGAGCAAGAACCGCTTTGAACTGGACAGCGAGCGCTTAGGCACTGTTGATGAACACGGAAACCGGGTGTACCTACACCCGGAGGACGTTAAAGGAATCTGGAAGGACAGAAGAGATATTGTCTATTGGATTTTAATTGGACTCTATCTCGTCTTGCCCTGGATATACATCAACAAGAAGCCTGCGCTCTTGATAGACATTATTAACCGTGAATTTACATTTATGGGGTCAACTTTTTTCGGAGTTGACCCCATTTTGTTTTTTCTTATCATCATTTCTTCCATCTTTTTTATCGCCTTTATGACCAGCTTATTCGGTCGCGTCTGGTGCGGCTGGGGATGCCCGCAGACGGTATTCATTTCCAGCTTATTTTTAAAAGTTGAATCCTTCATAGAAGGCTCGGCCAGAGAAAGAAGAGCACTGGATGAAGCACCGATGTCGGCAGAGAAGTTTTTTAAAAAAGCTCTGAAATGGATTATCTTTGCTCTTATCTCTCTTCACATTGCCCATACATTCATCGGCTACTTTATTGGCCCGCGCGAGTTGTTTCACATGACAATGGGCTCCCCGCTTGAGCATTTCGGGATCTTTTCTGCGACAATGATTATTACAACAATTTTCCTTTTAGACTTTGGATGGTTCAGAGAACAATTCTGTATCATCGCTTGCCCTTACGGAAGAATGCAATCAGTAATCATGGATGAAAACTCCCTGGTTATTGCCTATGATAAAAAGCGTGGTGAGCCAAGAAGAGGAACTCCCGGCGTTCTTCGTGAAAACGAAGGTGACTGTATCAACTGCTACAACTGTGTAAAAGTTTGCCCGACTGGTATTGATATCAGACGTGGAACTCAGCTGGAGTGTATTGCCTGTACAAACTGTATTGATGCCTGCGATGAAATTATGATCAAGATGAAGAGACCTACCGGTCTGATTCGTTATGGCTCTGAAAATGAACTCAGTGGAGTGCCAAGAAAAACCATCACTCCAAGGTCTATGATCTATGCGGCCATCTCTCTTCTTTTTGTAGGAATCTTTATTCTTTTCATTAACAAGAGCACTGACCTGCAAATTTTATTTCTTCGAGGCAGCGAGACGTTCACTTATATTGACCAGACCGTCACTAACCGCTTCACTGTAAAATTTAACCACCAGGGTGGAGCTGATTATAAAGTGCTTTTAAAGGTGCACGATCCGGCCTTGCAGGATAAAATTAAGATTATTACCCCCATCTCCCCTATTGATCTGGTGAGCTTTGAAAAGAAAGTCATTGTCTTCTTCAAGTTCTCTCCGACTCTACTGGAAAATGGGACTAAGAAAATAAATATCGATATTGTTGATAAAAGTTCAGGAAACGTGATTGCGACTAAGGAGGTTGTGCTTGTCGGCCCTGTCCATTGA
- a CDS encoding cbb3-type cytochrome c oxidase N-terminal domain-containing protein gives MKQETKLHVEENEKHLLLDHNYDGIQELNHPLPSWWSATFYGGIIFAICYFTYYQLMGGPTLRDEFKKDYAVIAAAQAEFKKQESAFNPEVFAKFNTPDGIKKGEEVFTNNCVACHLEKGKGDIGPNLTDEYWLWAKGTPETIYPVVFNGVVENGMPNWSEVLSRDEIYQVVAYVQTLHLTHQAGGKAPQGNKVE, from the coding sequence ATGAAACAAGAAACAAAACTTCACGTCGAAGAAAATGAAAAACATCTTCTCTTAGACCACAACTATGATGGAATTCAGGAATTAAACCACCCCCTTCCATCTTGGTGGTCCGCCACTTTCTATGGTGGTATCATATTTGCTATCTGTTACTTTACCTATTATCAATTAATGGGCGGGCCTACTCTGCGCGATGAATTTAAAAAGGACTACGCTGTCATCGCTGCGGCCCAAGCAGAATTTAAGAAGCAGGAATCTGCTTTTAACCCGGAAGTTTTTGCCAAATTCAACACTCCGGATGGAATTAAAAAAGGTGAAGAAGTCTTCACTAACAACTGTGTGGCCTGCCACCTTGAAAAAGGTAAAGGAGACATCGGTCCGAACTTAACTGATGAGTATTGGTTATGGGCCAAAGGAACACCTGAGACAATATACCCAGTGGTATTCAATGGAGTTGTCGAAAACGGTATGCCTAACTGGTCAGAGGTTTTAAGCCGCGACGAAATCTATCAGGTTGTCGCTTACGTTCAGACCCTGCACCTGACTCATCAAGCTGGTGGTAAAGCACCACAAGGAAACAAGGTCGAATGA
- a CDS encoding cbb3-type cytochrome oxidase subunit 3, with protein sequence MKQEALSTFDMPWLPITGLIIFVVCFSAYTYWTYKKDNKGMYDQASMIPLEDGVTEMRRGH encoded by the coding sequence ATGAAACAGGAAGCTCTAAGCACTTTTGATATGCCATGGCTGCCAATCACTGGACTTATTATCTTCGTGGTTTGTTTTTCAGCCTACACATACTGGACTTATAAAAAAGACAATAAAGGAATGTATGACCAGGCTTCAATGATCCCTCTGGAAGACGGGGTGACTGAAATGAGAAGAGGACACTAA
- the ccoN gene encoding cytochrome-c oxidase, cbb3-type subunit I: MNAHVSTRTGKLEYFSYDDQIVRLFVIATVIWGAVALLLGVTIAFQLADWHVNLGLQWTTFGRLRPLHTNAAIFAFCGNAIFAGIYYSHQRLLKARLFNDTLSKIHFWGWQLIIVAAALTLPFGITTGKEYAELEWPIDIAITVIWVVFAVNFFGTIIRRRERHIYVAIWFYIATIITVAVLHIINSLEIPVSIGKSYSLYAGVQDALVQWWYGHNAVAFFLTTPFLGLMYYYVPKAANRPVYSYRLSIIHFWSLVFIYIWAGPHHLLYTTLPEWAQTLGMVFSVALWAPSWGGMINGLLTLRGVWDKVRTDPVLKFMALALTFYGMSTFEGPLLSIKSVNSIAHFTDWIPGHVHAGTIGWNYLLTAGVLYFLVPRLWNAEIYSKRLATIQFWTATIGIILYIVSMWIAGISQSLMWRAIDASGKLVYPNFIESVVKIVPMYWVRAIGGTFVLVSFVIMIYNLYKTAKSGSVGKEEVYEAYALDDSSIEQGAAPHRKLEGWPMIFAVLSLVAILVGTAIEIVPAVLSKQYITKLDVVKPYTPLELLGRDIYIREGCYLCHSQTVRPMAHEVLRYGKASEAAEFVYDHPFQWGSKRTGPDLARVGGKYPNMWHYRHMWDPREVTAGSIMPRYTWLFDQKTDYGSLPKKMQVMQTLGVPYSQAEIDASVANAQAQAQSIRDNLVEAGVPEKVLDKEIIPLIAYLQRIGVDYGKSEVQQ, from the coding sequence ATGAACGCGCACGTATCCACTCGAACTGGGAAGCTCGAGTACTTTTCCTACGATGACCAGATAGTACGTCTATTTGTCATCGCGACAGTTATCTGGGGGGCAGTAGCTCTGCTTCTTGGTGTAACGATCGCCTTTCAGCTTGCTGACTGGCATGTTAACCTTGGTCTTCAATGGACCACTTTCGGACGTCTTCGTCCACTCCACACTAACGCTGCCATTTTTGCGTTTTGTGGTAACGCCATCTTTGCCGGGATCTACTACTCTCACCAAAGATTGTTAAAGGCGAGGCTTTTTAACGACACACTCTCTAAAATCCACTTTTGGGGATGGCAGCTCATTATTGTTGCAGCTGCACTAACTCTTCCATTCGGGATTACAACCGGTAAAGAATACGCCGAACTTGAGTGGCCGATTGATATCGCCATCACAGTTATCTGGGTTGTCTTTGCGGTTAACTTTTTTGGAACAATCATCAGAAGAAGAGAGCGCCACATTTATGTAGCGATCTGGTTTTATATCGCAACAATTATCACTGTTGCTGTTCTTCACATCATCAACTCGCTTGAGATTCCAGTTTCGATTGGTAAATCTTATTCGCTGTATGCCGGTGTTCAGGATGCTCTGGTACAGTGGTGGTACGGGCACAATGCGGTTGCCTTCTTCTTAACAACTCCGTTTTTAGGTCTAATGTATTACTATGTCCCTAAAGCGGCCAACCGTCCGGTTTACTCTTACCGACTGTCTATTATCCACTTCTGGTCTCTGGTTTTCATCTACATCTGGGCTGGACCTCACCACCTTCTCTACACAACACTTCCGGAATGGGCACAAACACTGGGGATGGTTTTCTCGGTTGCACTTTGGGCACCAAGCTGGGGTGGTATGATCAACGGTCTTTTAACTCTTAGAGGAGTTTGGGACAAAGTTCGTACAGACCCGGTTCTAAAATTCATGGCGCTTGCCCTAACTTTCTACGGTATGTCGACTTTTGAAGGACCACTACTTTCAATTAAATCTGTAAACTCTATTGCCCACTTCACTGACTGGATTCCTGGACACGTTCACGCCGGAACGATTGGATGGAATTACCTATTAACTGCTGGTGTTCTATACTTTCTTGTCCCAAGATTATGGAATGCTGAAATTTACTCAAAACGCTTAGCAACTATCCAATTTTGGACGGCCACAATCGGTATTATTCTCTACATCGTATCAATGTGGATTGCCGGTATCAGTCAGTCACTAATGTGGAGAGCTATCGATGCTTCTGGAAAACTCGTTTATCCAAACTTTATTGAATCAGTTGTAAAAATTGTTCCAATGTATTGGGTAAGAGCAATTGGTGGAACATTCGTACTCGTTTCATTTGTTATCATGATCTATAACTTATACAAAACAGCGAAATCTGGATCAGTTGGCAAAGAAGAAGTTTACGAAGCTTACGCTCTTGATGACTCTTCTATCGAACAAGGAGCTGCTCCTCACAGAAAACTGGAAGGATGGCCGATGATTTTCGCTGTTCTTTCTCTGGTTGCCATCCTTGTTGGTACAGCGATTGAAATTGTTCCTGCGGTTTTATCTAAACAATACATCACAAAACTTGATGTAGTTAAACCATACACTCCGCTTGAACTTCTTGGACGCGATATTTATATCCGTGAAGGCTGTTACCTATGTCACTCGCAAACTGTTCGTCCGATGGCCCACGAAGTTCTTCGTTATGGTAAAGCTTCTGAAGCCGCTGAATTCGTCTACGATCACCCATTCCAATGGGGTTCTAAGAGAACTGGACCGGATCTTGCGCGCGTTGGTGGAAAATACCCAAATATGTGGCACTACCGTCACATGTGGGACCCTCGCGAAGTAACTGCCGGATCAATCATGCCTCGTTACACTTGGCTATTTGACCAGAAAACTGATTACGGATCACTTCCAAAGAAAATGCAAGTTATGCAGACTCTAGGGGTTCCATACTCTCAGGCAGAAATCGATGCTTCTGTGGCCAATGCCCAAGCTCAGGCCCAGTCAATCCGCGACAACTTAGTTGAAGCAGGTGTACCTGAAAAAGTTCTGGATAAAGAAATCATCCCACTGATTGCTTACCTACAACGTATTGGTGTGGATTACGGTAAATCGGAGGTTCAACAATGA
- the ccoS gene encoding cbb3-type cytochrome oxidase assembly protein CcoS: MEIITFLIPLALLLGAFFVGSFIWMTIKGQYDDLETPGHRMLLDEHNKVSNNMSNNNTHKGEL, from the coding sequence ATGGAAATAATCACCTTTTTAATTCCTCTCGCTCTTTTACTTGGTGCTTTCTTTGTCGGTTCATTTATTTGGATGACGATCAAAGGCCAATACGATGACCTGGAAACACCGGGACACAGAATGCTTTTAGATGAACATAATAAAGTGTCTAATAACATGTCTAATAACAACACCCACAAGGGAGAACTATGA